Proteins co-encoded in one Lasioglossum baleicum chromosome 14, iyLasBale1, whole genome shotgun sequence genomic window:
- the LOC143215588 gene encoding trypsin delta encodes MNSVLMGVHVSHVPYEACINQTTEYKALVTKDHHVCYGTPGKDSCFGDSGGPLASKNTIYGVVSFGQNCGTVAGVYESVLYYRQWIKQITNV; translated from the coding sequence ATGAACAGTGTTTTAATGGGAGTCCACGTGAGCCATGTACCGTACGAAGCCTGCATTAACCAAACAACGGAATACAAAGCGCTGGTGACCAAAGACCATCATGTTTGTTACGGTACTCCAGGCAAAGACTCCTGTTTCGGTGATTCAGGCGGTCCTTTGGCcagtaaaaatacaatttacggTGTAGTATCCTTCGGTCAGAATTGTGGCACAGTGGCAGGTGTTTATGAAAGTGTCCTATACTATCGGCAGTGGATTAAACAAATCAcaaatgtataa
- the LOC143215584 gene encoding uncharacterized protein LOC143215584 isoform X1, with the protein MNSSSQFLLFNTSANIIHFYCILYHLPTSSWYIKNDKVPPYFKEDCRKLSRRYLNNVIYTERNPRKIIIHASCNKSSALIMFLKLIVFSLFLAGPVFGSNRHRRNDSLVFPTDVRKNSNSLLLVNPEQVRTLEETIQRFLAAIAQPIKGPIILRSTENNNLQMSIREMCDSARNRLMQFADDCNLTVTVQRYSNSLRKLPVSKDWFSEAMLQIAFFLRDVGDMINETGDKIEKYFGVHGAASPKNQVRSKQSKHSKLKSSKQFLRSLKAIYLKFQQLMKQSEDLEFLGVIYNAADFGERLSRCLLRMPKLKRHESSTDLDHVFFNITKNPPQIALKTLKSSLQSTPINDFSQNRARNVWHSYLCRSLAKQQGVVLRDCVRDLQNLEKCIRNLKTESVDRPRSIKESKWFRSIEQLSDCEVRVDEDGKQRIACKFDRKMPKTVHQKMKYTFEKILNRRISKRSSFHRAVDDLSDTLSQKPWGQRLANEFCQFCMIYDNGLKKLRRSSQLAARDSRAAAKHRKVLKAFQVYRDGAYERMFGAIGGLHRSTTEFQKFLVKGVQNVMNEAWQSNVKIMSCMMDWMNKVLDFYSDSDSSSGQQPSDASKTEGKLDGSEDWDSDYFDSGERKIRKTVPGRSAASRKAEASMNDLIESMNRVSRVRSTNDTSMLAGLTDNLLLVTMFIETLGFVSTLYCFEQGMKNETLSLNFEDRRRLTRRSLLPLDDKRPFDSIPEDYAPFALHENLTIVVYH; encoded by the exons ATGAACTCCTCgtcccaatttttactttttaacACAAGTGCAAACATCATTCATTTTTACTGCATTCTTTATCATCTCCCAACATCTTCATGGTACATTAAAAATGACAAAGTACCTCCATATTTCAAAGAAGATTGTCGAAAACTGTCACGACGATATTTAAACAACGTTATATATACCGAAAGAAACCCTAGAAAAATCATAATACATGCAAGCTGTAACAAAAGCAGTGCACTCATAATGTTTCTGAAATTGATTGTCTTTTCACTTTTTCTGG CAGGGCCGGTATTCGGCTCTAATCGCCACAGAAGAAACGATTCGCTCGTTTTTCCCACGGATGTCCGGAAAAATTCCAATTCCTTGTTACTGGTGAATCCAGAGCAAGTGAGAACCTTGGAGGAAACTATCCAACGTTTCCTAGCCGCAATCGCGCAACCAATCAAGGGACCGATTATACTTAGATCAACGGAGAACAACAATCTGCAGATGTCGATTCGAGAGATGTGCGATTCAGCGCGGAATAGACTCATGCAATTCGCGGATGATTGCAATCTGACCGTGACTGTCCAACGATATAGTAACAGTTTAAGGAAGCTTCCTGTCTCTAAGGATTGGTTCTCCGAGGCTATGCTGCAGATTGCATTTTTCTTACGAGACGTAGGCGACATGATCAACGAAACTGGCGACAAAATTGAAAAGTATTTCGGCGTGCACGGTGCTGCTTCGCCAAAAAATCAGGTTCGCTCCAAACAATCCAAACATTCAAAATTAAAATCTTCGAAGCAATTTCTAAGATCCCTAAAGGCAATCTACTTGAAATTCCAGCAGTTGATGAAGCAGTCGGAAGATCTAGAATTCCTAGGCGTGATTTACAACGCAGCAGATTTCGGTGAAAGGCTCTCCCGCTGCCTGCTCCGCATGCCAAAGCTAAAAAGACACGAATCATCCACCGATCTTGACCATGTTTTCTTCAACATCACCAAAAATCCTCCGCAGATCGCACTAAAAACCTTGAAATCCAGTTTACAAAGCACTCCTATCAACGATTTCTCACAAAATCGCGCGCGCAATGTGTGGCACAGCTATCTCTGTCGATCTCTAGCGAAACAGCAAGGAGTAGTCCTACGCGATTGCGTTCGCGATCTACAGAACCTCGAAAAGTGCATTCGAAACCTGAAAACAGAATCTGTAGATCGACCGAGAAGTATCAAGGAAAGTAAATGGTTCAGATCCATCGAACAGCTGAGCGATTGCGAGGTGCGCGTAGACGAAGATGGAAAGCAGAGAATCGCTTGCAAATTTGATCGGAAAATGCCTAAGACGGTGCATCAAAAGATGAAGTACACTTTCGAGAAGATTTTGAACAGAAGGATCTCGAAACGTTCATCTTTTCATCGAGCTGTTGACGATTTGAGTGACACTTTGTCGCAGAAACCGTGGGGGCAGAGGCTTGCGAACGAGTTCTGCCAATTTTGCATGATCTACGACAATGGCTTGAAGAAATTGCGGAGAAGTTCACAGCTTGCTGCCAGGGACAGCAGAGCTGCGGCAAA ACACAGAAAGGTGCTGAAAGCCTTCCAGGTGTACAGAGACGGTGCATACGAGAGAATGTTTGGAGCAATCGGCGGACTGCATCGTTCGACGACTGAATTCCAAAAGTTCCTGGTGAAGGGAGTTCAAAATGTTATGAACGAGGCGTGGCAGAGTAATGTCAAGATCATGTCGTGCATGATGGACTGGATGAACAAAGTGTTGGATTTTTATTCGGACAGCGACAGTAGTTCCGGACAGCAGCCGTCAGACGCGAGTAAGACTGAAGGAAAATTAGATGGAAGCGAGGACTGGGACTCTGATTATTTCGACAGCGGTGAAAGAAAAATAAGGAAAACTGTTCCAGGTCGTTCTGCAG CTTCGCGAAAAGCAGAGGCCTCCATGAACGATTTAATTGAATCTATGAATCGCGTTAGCAGAGTCCGAAGCACAAACGACACGAGCATGCTGGCTGGTTTAACGGACAATCTTCTGTTGGTTACAATGTTCATAGAAACGCTCGGCTTTGTTTCCACTTTGTACTGTTTCGAGCAGGGAATGAAAAACGAAACGCTATCCCTGAATTTTGAGGATCGCCGAAGGCTTACGCGCCGATCGCTTCTCCCTTTAGACGACAAACGACCATTCGATTCGATCCCCGAGGATTATGCGCCCTTTGCGCTTCACGAGAATCTGACCATAGTCGTCTATCACTGA
- the LOC143215584 gene encoding uncharacterized protein LOC143215584 isoform X2, translating to MNSSSQFLLFNTSANIIHFYCILYHLPTSSWYIKNDKVPPYFKEDCRKLSRRYLNNVIYTERNPRKIIIHASCNKSSALIMFLKLIVFSLFLAGPVFGSNRHRRNDSLVFPTDVRKNSNSLLLVNPEQVRTLEETIQRFLAAIAQPIKGPIILRSTENNNLQMSIREMCDSARNRLMQFADDCNLTVTVQRYSNSLRKLPVSKDWFSEAMLQIAFFLRDVGDMINETGDKIEKYFGVHGAASPKNQQLMKQSEDLEFLGVIYNAADFGERLSRCLLRMPKLKRHESSTDLDHVFFNITKNPPQIALKTLKSSLQSTPINDFSQNRARNVWHSYLCRSLAKQQGVVLRDCVRDLQNLEKCIRNLKTESVDRPRSIKESKWFRSIEQLSDCEVRVDEDGKQRIACKFDRKMPKTVHQKMKYTFEKILNRRISKRSSFHRAVDDLSDTLSQKPWGQRLANEFCQFCMIYDNGLKKLRRSSQLAARDSRAAAKHRKVLKAFQVYRDGAYERMFGAIGGLHRSTTEFQKFLVKGVQNVMNEAWQSNVKIMSCMMDWMNKVLDFYSDSDSSSGQQPSDASKTEGKLDGSEDWDSDYFDSGERKIRKTVPGRSAASRKAEASMNDLIESMNRVSRVRSTNDTSMLAGLTDNLLLVTMFIETLGFVSTLYCFEQGMKNETLSLNFEDRRRLTRRSLLPLDDKRPFDSIPEDYAPFALHENLTIVVYH from the exons ATGAACTCCTCgtcccaatttttactttttaacACAAGTGCAAACATCATTCATTTTTACTGCATTCTTTATCATCTCCCAACATCTTCATGGTACATTAAAAATGACAAAGTACCTCCATATTTCAAAGAAGATTGTCGAAAACTGTCACGACGATATTTAAACAACGTTATATATACCGAAAGAAACCCTAGAAAAATCATAATACATGCAAGCTGTAACAAAAGCAGTGCACTCATAATGTTTCTGAAATTGATTGTCTTTTCACTTTTTCTGG CAGGGCCGGTATTCGGCTCTAATCGCCACAGAAGAAACGATTCGCTCGTTTTTCCCACGGATGTCCGGAAAAATTCCAATTCCTTGTTACTGGTGAATCCAGAGCAAGTGAGAACCTTGGAGGAAACTATCCAACGTTTCCTAGCCGCAATCGCGCAACCAATCAAGGGACCGATTATACTTAGATCAACGGAGAACAACAATCTGCAGATGTCGATTCGAGAGATGTGCGATTCAGCGCGGAATAGACTCATGCAATTCGCGGATGATTGCAATCTGACCGTGACTGTCCAACGATATAGTAACAGTTTAAGGAAGCTTCCTGTCTCTAAGGATTGGTTCTCCGAGGCTATGCTGCAGATTGCATTTTTCTTACGAGACGTAGGCGACATGATCAACGAAACTGGCGACAAAATTGAAAAGTATTTCGGCGTGCACGGTGCTGCTTCGCCAAAAAATCAG CAGTTGATGAAGCAGTCGGAAGATCTAGAATTCCTAGGCGTGATTTACAACGCAGCAGATTTCGGTGAAAGGCTCTCCCGCTGCCTGCTCCGCATGCCAAAGCTAAAAAGACACGAATCATCCACCGATCTTGACCATGTTTTCTTCAACATCACCAAAAATCCTCCGCAGATCGCACTAAAAACCTTGAAATCCAGTTTACAAAGCACTCCTATCAACGATTTCTCACAAAATCGCGCGCGCAATGTGTGGCACAGCTATCTCTGTCGATCTCTAGCGAAACAGCAAGGAGTAGTCCTACGCGATTGCGTTCGCGATCTACAGAACCTCGAAAAGTGCATTCGAAACCTGAAAACAGAATCTGTAGATCGACCGAGAAGTATCAAGGAAAGTAAATGGTTCAGATCCATCGAACAGCTGAGCGATTGCGAGGTGCGCGTAGACGAAGATGGAAAGCAGAGAATCGCTTGCAAATTTGATCGGAAAATGCCTAAGACGGTGCATCAAAAGATGAAGTACACTTTCGAGAAGATTTTGAACAGAAGGATCTCGAAACGTTCATCTTTTCATCGAGCTGTTGACGATTTGAGTGACACTTTGTCGCAGAAACCGTGGGGGCAGAGGCTTGCGAACGAGTTCTGCCAATTTTGCATGATCTACGACAATGGCTTGAAGAAATTGCGGAGAAGTTCACAGCTTGCTGCCAGGGACAGCAGAGCTGCGGCAAA ACACAGAAAGGTGCTGAAAGCCTTCCAGGTGTACAGAGACGGTGCATACGAGAGAATGTTTGGAGCAATCGGCGGACTGCATCGTTCGACGACTGAATTCCAAAAGTTCCTGGTGAAGGGAGTTCAAAATGTTATGAACGAGGCGTGGCAGAGTAATGTCAAGATCATGTCGTGCATGATGGACTGGATGAACAAAGTGTTGGATTTTTATTCGGACAGCGACAGTAGTTCCGGACAGCAGCCGTCAGACGCGAGTAAGACTGAAGGAAAATTAGATGGAAGCGAGGACTGGGACTCTGATTATTTCGACAGCGGTGAAAGAAAAATAAGGAAAACTGTTCCAGGTCGTTCTGCAG CTTCGCGAAAAGCAGAGGCCTCCATGAACGATTTAATTGAATCTATGAATCGCGTTAGCAGAGTCCGAAGCACAAACGACACGAGCATGCTGGCTGGTTTAACGGACAATCTTCTGTTGGTTACAATGTTCATAGAAACGCTCGGCTTTGTTTCCACTTTGTACTGTTTCGAGCAGGGAATGAAAAACGAAACGCTATCCCTGAATTTTGAGGATCGCCGAAGGCTTACGCGCCGATCGCTTCTCCCTTTAGACGACAAACGACCATTCGATTCGATCCCCGAGGATTATGCGCCCTTTGCGCTTCACGAGAATCTGACCATAGTCGTCTATCACTGA